CGGTAACTCAGTACAATAATCCGTATCAAACGGCGTTGTTTTCGATCGGATAGTGACAGGCGACCTGGTCGCTTGCTTCTTCGCCGTCGTCTCGCTGTTGCAGAAGGGGCTCGTCCCTCTCGCATTTCTCGTCCGCGTACGAGCACCAGGACGCGTATCGACATCCCGGTGGAAGATCGATCGGATCAGGGACCTCTCCCTGGACCGACTCTTCTGTGATATCCGTTTGCTTCTGTGTATCGGGCACCGACTGAAGCAGCGTTTTCGTATACGGATGCGATGGATAGTGGATGACGTTCCGCGTCTTTCCGACCTCGACGACTTTCCCGAGATACATAATCATCGTCCGGTCACAGAGGTAGTTGATCGTCGAGAGATCGTGTGAGACGTACAGGATACTCATTTCCATCTCCTCTTTGAACTTCTCGAACAGTTTCAATATACCCGTTCGCACGCTCACGTCGAGCATCGAGACGGGTTCGTCAGCGATCAGGAAATCCGGCTCGAGAACGATCGCTCGAGCGATGTTCACCCGCTGTCGCTCCCCTCCGGAGAGCTCCCTCGGGAACGACCCCAGATACTCCTCCGCTGGACTCAGACCGGCGTCGTTTAGCGCCTTGATCGTTCGTTCCGTCCGCTCTTGGCGATCACCGATCGAGTGGATCTTCAGCGGCTCCGAAACGATCCTCGAGACCGTAAACCGTGGGTTGATCGCTTCGTATGGGTCCTGAAATATCACCTGACACTTCCGTCTGAACGTCTTTAGCTCGCTCGAGCTGTACTCCGTTATATCGTCGCCGTCGATGATGATCTCACCGGACGACGGCTCCTGGAGCTGCACGAGGAGCTCACCGAGCGTGGATTTTCCGCATCCGCTCTGGCCCGCGAGACCGACGATTTCCCCCTGCTGAATCTCGAAGGATACGTTGTCGACGGCTCGCAGGTATTCTTTTTCACCGAACAGCCTGCTGATGATACTCTGGTTCGTTTCGTATAGTTTTGAGAGATCGTTTACGTCGATCAGTGCCTGCGAATCGCTGTCGGATTCCGGCTTAGTCGTGATGCTCATCTGTATGTTTTCCGTTCTTGATTCTGATGGTCAAAAGCCTTCCGGTGCTTTCGATGCTGTCTTGTGTGTTCATACTGGTTTCATGTTATGGCGTCTGTTTGGCTTCTGCCTCTCGGGCGTCCTTCCAGGTATCGGGTTCGTTTCCGTGCTCTCTGAACTCCGAACGGCGCTCCGGATAGAGACACTCGATCCGGTGCCCGTCCTCGAGTTCGACCGAGCTGGGATCCGTGTGTCGACACTCCTCGGTCGCGTACGGACATCGACCTTCGAACCGACATCCTGTCGGTGGGTCGAGTAGATTCGGCGGGGAGCCCGGTATCTCGATCAGTGCAGAACTGGCGGGAAACTCGTCCATCCGTGGGAACGCGTTCTGTAACCCGATCGTGTAGGGATGTGCACTTCGATCGAATACGTCGTCGATCGTTCCGATTTCGGCAATTCGTCCGGCGTACATGACTGCAACTCGATCGGAGATATTCGAGACGACGCCCATATCGTGTGTGACGAAGACGATTGCACAGCCGATATCGTCCTGTATCTCCGCGAGCAACTCACAGATCTGGTCCTGGACGATAACGTCGAGACCGGTCGTAGGCTCGTCTGCGACGATCAGTGACGGAGAGAGCGCCAGCGACAGTGCGATCGTAACCCGCTGTCGCTGGCCACCCGAAAGTTCGTGTGGATAATCACCCATCCTGTTCGGATCGAGGTCGACTCGCTTGAACAGCTCCGCACATCGTTCTCTGGCCTGTTCGGTCGAGTTGTCCGTGTGTAGTTCGATGACCTGGACGACCTGTGCGCCGACGGTGTACACTGGATCGAGTGCTGCCATCGCGTTTTGGGGAATATACGAGATCTCCTTCCAGCGGATATCCGTCCGGAGCTGCTCTTCGGATACCGTTGCGAGATCGATCCCGTCGTACGTAATCGATCCGGTGCTGATCTCGCCGTTGTTATCGAGGAGCCTGAGAAACGCTTTCGTCATCGTTGTCTTTCCGCATCCGCTTTCGCCAACGATTCCGAGTGTTTCCCCTTCCTCGATGGTAAACGAGACGTCGTCAACGGCCGTTAGCGGCCCGTTGTCGGTCCGGTACTCTACCGAGACCCCATCTATGTTAACCAGGCTCATTGATTGGGTATTACCTTCGTACTATTTAATTGTTTTTGTTGGTCTGGAACTCCGTGAAGCCGACGTGCCAGAGGCCGATATCGGCCACACTGCTGGTAGTCGTGTCGGATCGTGTGGGTGGGATGGGTCCCGAACGTACCGTTCTTACCTGTGCTGAAGTTCGGGATTCGTTATCTCTTCGATGCCTCGAGACATGTAGAAGAACGCAACGACCAGTACCGTGATACTGATTCCTGGCGGGAGCACCCACCACCATGCGTGCGTGATCGCACCACTGGTGTAGGTCAACTGAAGCATCACGCCCCAGCTGATCATCTCGGTGGTGCCCAGTCCGAGGAACGAGATACCCGCCTCGAGCAGGATTGCCGCGCCCATGACGAAGACGCCTTCGATGAGAATAATCGGAAGAAGATTCGGTGCGATGTGGACGTACATAATTCTGAGATCGCTCGCTCCGGACGCTTTTGCGGCTTTGACGAACGGTCGCTCCGAGAGCGAGAGCGTCTGTGATCGAACGACGCGTGCCATCGTTCGCCACAGGATCAGTATCATGGCGATGATGACGTTCCAGACGGAGCTCCCGAACAGTAGCGAGACGACGAGCAATAACGGGATCGCAGGAATCGCGTACAGGATATCGACGACACGCATGAGAACGAGGTCGACCGTTCCCTTGTAGTACCCCGAGACGAGCCCCACGGTCGTTCCGATCAGCATGACCGCAATCCCCGACAGAAACGCCACCAGCAGCGACACTCTGCTACCGTAGATCCACTGGCTCAGGATGTCCTGGGAGTGGTGGTTGGTTCCCATGATGTGCTCGGAGCTCGGAGGCTCGAGCATCGAGTATTCCCCCTGGGCGTCTGCGATGTTTGCCTGTGGTTCGTACGGGGCGAGGAAGGGAGCGAAAATCGCCATAAAGAGCGTTCCGAGGACGATGAGAAGCGCGATCGCTGCCATTCGGTTGGACAGGAACCGTTGAACGGCCCACTGCGTTCGCTCTTTGTACGTCTCGAGAACGATTCGCTGGTTCTTCGTAAGCGCGTCTCCGAGCAACGTCATTACTCGACCACCCCCTCGTCTTTCACGCGCGGATCGAGCCACGTCGAGACAATGTCTGCGATGAAATTAAATAGGATCACCATGAACGACATCAGGAAGAACGCGCCCTGAACGACGGGATAATCGTGTGCCTGGACGGCGTCCCACATCGTTCGTCCCAGCCCGGGCCACGAGAAGACGGTCTCGAGAATTACGGACCCGCCGAACGCGTAGCCGATGGCGAGCGCGCCGTAGTGGACGACCGGCAACAGCGAGTTTCGCATCGCGTGTCGATACCGAATCGTCGATTCGGGAGTTCCTTCTGCTTTTTTCAGCTGGATAAAGTCGTTGCCGAGGACGTCGATCATCGTATTTCTCGTGATCAGTATCGGCCTGCTGATTCGCCACAGTGTAAAGATGACGATCGGGAGAATCGCGTGTTGAAGCGTGACGAACGAGAAGACCCGATTCAGTGGTGAACCGGGGATTTCACCGGCGGGCCGCATTCCACCGGACGGGAGTATGTTGAGACTGAACGAGAAGACCATCAGCGCGAGCATCCCCGTCCAGAAGATGGGCGCTGCGTAGGTGGTCAGCGCGATCGCTGTTCCGTAGTTGTCGAGTCGTCCGTTTCGATGCCAGGCGAATAGCGCTCCGATGAACGGGCCGACGATGAACGCGATCATGATCGCGGGAACCGTCAATATGAGCGTGTTGATGGTTCGATCGAGGATAAACGGTAGCACTGGCTCGCCGTGTTGGAACGACTGGCCGAGGTCTCCGACCATGAAGTTTCGCATGTAGAGGAAATACTGCGTATACAGGGGTTCGTCTAAGCCGTACTGTGCCATCAGCTGCTCTTGCTGTTCAGCGGAAAAGCGAGGTGAGATCACCTGGCTCGTAGGATCCCCTGGTAAGATGCGAAATAAGAAGAACAGGACCGTAATGACGGCGTACAGGCTAACCGCCATCAGCCCCAGTCGCTTTCCGAGGTAGCTCAGATTGACCATCTATCTACTCGAGAGGGATATATTCGACCTCCGGCTGCCAATCAGTTGGCATGAGTAAGTCACCCTCACCGTTCCATCTGAAGCCTGCTTCTTCTAGCAGCTCGACGGATCGATCGATGTTGTGCGGATACTCTGCCACGTCGTCATTGTAGTATCGTTCGTTCGCCGGAGCGATGGGATGCTTCGCTTGTTCGCCCCTTCCCTGGAGCAGAATCTGGAGCATCTCGTCTTGATCGATGGCGTGTGTCAGCGCTTTTCTGAACCGGACATCTCGGAACGGCCCTTCGTTGTTCGGAATCCAGATCCCGTGTGCGTCGAGTCCCGGGTTCGAGATGGCTCGGACGTTTTCGATATCGTCCGCCTGGTTCCAGTGTTCGGCACCCATATACTGGGTGAAGGTCACGTCCCCGTTTTCGATGTCTCCGATAATGGCCGACTGAGAACCGTATAACCTGTAGACGAACTGTTCGAAGTCGAACTCGTCCGCGAGATAGTGATCGTGGTTCTTCTCGTAGACGATCTGCGTTCCCGGTTCGTAATCGATGAACTCGAATGGACCGCTTCCGGTCATATCGGGATCGCTCCACTCGGACGGATGGTCGTGGTCTGCGATCGCGTCGCTCCAGATGTGTTCCGGCAGGATCGGGATACGGTAGAGCGTGATCTGTACGAACCCGGAGAACGGATTCGACAGATTGAACCGGATCGTGTCGTCGTCGAGTATCTCGGAACTCTCGTACGGATCGATATCGCTACCCAGGTACGGGATCCCCTCCTCCTGAATCGAATCGAACGTGAACGCGACGTCGTCGACCGTGACGGGCTCTCCGTCCTGAAACGTCATGCCGGATCGAAGCGTGACGTCGAGCGTCGTCTCGTCGATCCACTCCCACTCTTCGCCAGCAGCCGGAATCGGACCTCCGTCCAGCCCGAGACGGACGAGCGGATCGTACGTAAACGCATGGAGCCGAAGGGCGTCGGGCCCGGTAACGTTGAAGAAGTTCGGGTACGTCTCGAGCGCTTCCGTCGTCCCGAATACCACCTGATCGTCCCCGCCGACGTTCTCGATCTCGGTGAGCGACGGAATGTTGTTGTACGCGTACAGCCCCGTCATCTCTTGCCAGTTGTCGAACGAATCAGTGTTGGCTGCGACCAGTGCGTCCGGATGGACGGTGAATATGATCGGAACGTTTTCGGCCAGGATTTCTTGACAGTTTTGAGCGTACTCGACCCGGCTGCTCTCGTCAGGCTCGTCCCTGAAGTTCTCGACCATCTCGTCGTACTCTTCGCTCTCGAACATGGTGTAGTTTCCACCCTCGAGGTTTGCGAACTGCGAGTGGAAGCTGTAGAACAGGTTGTAGTACGGGAACAACCGCTCCGTTCCACCCGTCCACGCGGCTACCATGAAATCGAACTCCCTGTCGTTGAGTTTGTCCGAGTAGGTTCCGACGTCGACGACTTCCCGGTTCGTTTCGATACCAAGTGCCTGGAGCTGGCGCTCTGCCAGGTTACCGACCTCGTACCGAAGTGCGTCTTCATCCTGTGCGACGGACGCAAACTCCATCTCTGGCACTGGTTCGTAGTCGTCTTCGTCGTCAGGCGTTGCACCGAGAGCCTCGTCGTCTCCGCCCCCTGTACACCCCGCCAATCCGACGACTGCTCCGGATGCAGCCGTACTGACGATAAACTCACGTCTGTTAACACCCTTGATATTGCGTGGCATTGCGTTCCAACCGTTGAATCACAACTATTTATATCTTGCCATCAATTCGGATACGACCGTTTTCTCCGAAATTCCTCTGCTATCAGTAGATTTAATACTGTGCTCTCTCGAGCACACCTCATGGAAATCACCGACGTAGAGGCCTATGCCGTCAACATGAATGTGATCGATCTCGAAGATGGTGGACTTTCGCCCTACGTGACAAATCACGGCGCAGTTGAAGACGTCGACCGTATCCTCGTCAAGGTAGACACCGACGAGGGGATTTCTGGCTGGGGTGAAATGCGCGTGTTCCTTTCTCCGGAGACGACGGTCACTATCATAGAAGACGGCGTTGCTCCGATTATCGAGGGACACTCGCCGTTCGAAGTCGAAAGCCTTCGCAGGCTGTTATTCATCGAATATACGAATATCGACATGTTTTTCTCGGCCGTCGAAATCGCGTGCTGGGACATCGTCGGCAAGTCACTCGAGAAACCGATCTACGAGTTACTCGGTGGCTGGACCGCGCCAGGCGTGACGACGCGTCAGATCGAGCAAGATTACGACTACGAACAGCGCGTCGACGTCGCGTACTGCGTTGGTATCCTCTCTCCGGAGGAGTCAAGAGCGCATGCACGGAAAGCACTCGAAGGTGGCCACAGCGTCTTGAAGACCAAAGCCGGACGCGACTGGAAAGCGGACGTCGATCGAATCATCGCGATGGACGACGAGGTGGATGGAGCGCTCGAGTTCCGTCTGGATCCGAATCAGGGATGGCGGCTCGATGAAGCGGTACGCGTCGGTGCAGCCCTGTCCGATGCCGGCGTCTACCTCCAGTACCTCGAACAGCCGATCCGCGTCGATTCTCACGAATCGCTCGCGAGACTTCGTGAACGGACGTGTCAGCCGATCGGTCCGAACGAGGATACGTACATCGCACACAACCTTCAAAACCTGATCGAGAGCGGCGCACTCGACGTCGCGGTGGTCGATATGACTCCTGCAGGTGGAATCTCGGGAGTGCGCCAGCTCGCCGCGATCGCGGAGGACGCCGGAGTGCCACTGGCTCATCACTGCGCGTTCGACCTCGGAATCCGTACCGCTGCCATCGTCCACACCGTCAGCGGCGTTCCCGGTTTCACCCTGCCGCCTGATTCGGTCTATTATGCGTGGGAAGACGACGTGATCGAAGATCCGTTCACCGTCGAGGACGGAGCGCTGCCGGTTCCCCAGGAACCAGGGCTTGGCGTCTCCGTCGACGAACAGAAAGTTGCGGAATACGAAATCTAGAGGCGACTGACCCCCCGTCCCTGTGAAACCGTTTCATCGGTTTCGACGTAATTCAAACCTATCAGTAGTTACGTTCCGACGAGCAGTCCGTCCATCGGCTGAATATCGCCTACTCGCTTTGCGTCGTGTTAGAACGGTCTCACTCACCGTCATCGTCAACCCACCGCCCATTGTAAACATTTTTAAAACCCCCACTCCGATACGAGGACGTATGTTTGAGGCTAGCGCTGGCAGCAGGACTGCATGGGGTGGCTGTACGTACGACGAGATCGATGCTATCGCCAACGAAGACGGATCGATACTCGTTCTTCCGGTCGGAAGCGTCGAACAGCACGGTAATCATCTGCCCGTCGGGACGGATACGATTCTCGCCAATGAAATCGCCGCACTCGGAGCAGAACGGGTTGCCGACGAAATCCCGATCGTTCTCCTCCCTCCGTTCTGGAGCGGTTACTCGCCACACCATCTCACGTTTGGCGGGACCGTTTCGCTCGAGTTCGATCAGATGCTCGAGACGCTCGAGGAGATCGCTGAGACGGCACTCGAGAACGGGTTCGATGCGTTCTTGTTCGTGAACGGTCACGGCGGAAACCAACCGGTAATCGATAGCGCAGTTAGCACTGTCGGCTCTCAACAGCCAAACGTCGAAACGCTGGGAATAACGTACTTCCAGCTCGCGAAGTCGTTTATCGACGAGATTCGCGAGAGCGATCCCGGTGGAATGGCTCACGGAGGGGAATTCGAGACGTCGCTCATGCTCTATCTCCGGGAAGAGCTCGTTCACCGGGACGAACTCGAGGGAACCTACCTCGATGAACCGTACGATCTCGGGACGCGAGATCTCCTCTCCGGTGGCCCGCTCTCCGTCTATCGGGAGTTCGATGCGTACTCCGAGACGGGGGCGATCGGCGATCCGAAACTCGCTTCCGCTGAAAAGGGAGAACGAATCTACCATCGCCTCGGCGACGAACTAGAGCAGCTCCTATCCGATATCCACCAGCAGTGTGTCACGGAGTGATAGACACGACTTCCGAGTCGGTCCACCAGAGGTCCATCCCCGGGACGACTGGTTACTGATACGCGTATTTTATCGAGATGACGTTCGCTTTATCGTTGAGTTGGGCGATGTAGTTGCCACAGGTGGCGGACGTCATTTTGTTTTTCGGCGCGGTGATTCCAAGCGCTGCGATCGTGTTCCCATCCGAGTCCGTCAGCGGTACCGAGACGCTACGGATTCCCATTTTCCTCTCTTCGTCCTCGAGCGTGTATCCCTGCGCTCGGATCGTTTCGACTTCATCAAAGAGCGCGTGTTTGTCCGTAATGGTGTTCTCCGTCGCTCGGGGGAGTCCGTGTCGCTCGACGATCTCCTCGATCGATTCGTCGCTTTGACTCGCGAGCAGCGTTTTCCCGAGCGACGTCCAGTGTGTGTGGGTGTACTCCCCGATGTGGATGTTGTCGTTGATCGCGTTCTTGCCTTCGATCTGCCAGAGCTGAACCCGTTTTCCGTCCTCGAGAACGCCAAGCCCGACCGTCTCTCCGGTAGAATGGCAAATATCGATCATCTCCTGGCGAGCGGCAGCGAACACCTCTCGCTGATCGCGCACTTTGCTACCGATTTCCAGAAATCGTAGACTGAGCTGGTACGTTCCGTCGTTACCGACGACGTATCCCGTTCCTTTCAACGTTTGTAGATAGACGTGAACGGTGCTGGTCGGCATATTCAGCTCCGAAGCAAGCTCCGAAACACCGGCGCTTCCTTGCTCTTTTAGCTCTTCGACTATTCGTAGCCCCTTTTCGAGCGCCTTTACCCGGCGTTTTCCCGCCCCGTCTGCTTGTGATCCCATGACACACACCTGTTCGCCAATATTGAAAAGCTTATCGAAAAGACACCTCTACGTCCATTCAGTGTGGAAATATAATTCTATAATTTATATTGCCCACGATACGGTAGTTGATTTATATGATTCCACCTCTTTCATCCACCATTACTGGATCCAGTCTCTGTACTGGTCTCTAATCGTTTTTCTAATCGCCTCACTGCTTATCGATGTGATTTACACTCTCCACTCGGACTAATTACTCGTGTTACCGTTATCAGCGTGATATCCCGCCCCATAAATTACATTCGTACCTTCGTATAGGATCTCTATGATTGATCGTTCGAGGGGTTCGATATCAGTATCTACCCCTCTCTCACATCAATTACAACTCCGTCATTGTAAATAACGGTGGATAGTTGATCCCGTTACATCCAGCTTGAGTGCCAACT
This genomic stretch from Natrarchaeobius halalkaliphilus harbors:
- a CDS encoding ABC transporter ATP-binding protein — encoded protein: MSITTKPESDSDSQALIDVNDLSKLYETNQSIISRLFGEKEYLRAVDNVSFEIQQGEIVGLAGQSGCGKSTLGELLVQLQEPSSGEIIIDGDDITEYSSSELKTFRRKCQVIFQDPYEAINPRFTVSRIVSEPLKIHSIGDRQERTERTIKALNDAGLSPAEEYLGSFPRELSGGERQRVNIARAIVLEPDFLIADEPVSMLDVSVRTGILKLFEKFKEEMEMSILYVSHDLSTINYLCDRTMIMYLGKVVEVGKTRNVIHYPSHPYTKTLLQSVPDTQKQTDITEESVQGEVPDPIDLPPGCRYASWCSYADEKCERDEPLLQQRDDGEEASDQVACHYPIENNAV
- a CDS encoding ABC transporter ATP-binding protein; the encoded protein is MSLVNIDGVSVEYRTDNGPLTAVDDVSFTIEEGETLGIVGESGCGKTTMTKAFLRLLDNNGEISTGSITYDGIDLATVSEEQLRTDIRWKEISYIPQNAMAALDPVYTVGAQVVQVIELHTDNSTEQARERCAELFKRVDLDPNRMGDYPHELSGGQRQRVTIALSLALSPSLIVADEPTTGLDVIVQDQICELLAEIQDDIGCAIVFVTHDMGVVSNISDRVAVMYAGRIAEIGTIDDVFDRSAHPYTIGLQNAFPRMDEFPASSALIEIPGSPPNLLDPPTGCRFEGRCPYATEECRHTDPSSVELEDGHRIECLYPERRSEFREHGNEPDTWKDAREAEAKQTP
- a CDS encoding ABC transporter permease, coding for MTLLGDALTKNQRIVLETYKERTQWAVQRFLSNRMAAIALLIVLGTLFMAIFAPFLAPYEPQANIADAQGEYSMLEPPSSEHIMGTNHHSQDILSQWIYGSRVSLLVAFLSGIAVMLIGTTVGLVSGYYKGTVDLVLMRVVDILYAIPAIPLLLVVSLLFGSSVWNVIIAMILILWRTMARVVRSQTLSLSERPFVKAAKASGASDLRIMYVHIAPNLLPIILIEGVFVMGAAILLEAGISFLGLGTTEMISWGVMLQLTYTSGAITHAWWWVLPPGISITVLVVAFFYMSRGIEEITNPELQHR
- a CDS encoding ABC transporter permease, with amino-acid sequence MVNLSYLGKRLGLMAVSLYAVITVLFFLFRILPGDPTSQVISPRFSAEQQEQLMAQYGLDEPLYTQYFLYMRNFMVGDLGQSFQHGEPVLPFILDRTINTLILTVPAIMIAFIVGPFIGALFAWHRNGRLDNYGTAIALTTYAAPIFWTGMLALMVFSFSLNILPSGGMRPAGEIPGSPLNRVFSFVTLQHAILPIVIFTLWRISRPILITRNTMIDVLGNDFIQLKKAEGTPESTIRYRHAMRNSLLPVVHYGALAIGYAFGGSVILETVFSWPGLGRTMWDAVQAHDYPVVQGAFFLMSFMVILFNFIADIVSTWLDPRVKDEGVVE
- a CDS encoding ABC transporter substrate-binding protein; its protein translation is MPRNIKGVNRREFIVSTAASGAVVGLAGCTGGGDDEALGATPDDEDDYEPVPEMEFASVAQDEDALRYEVGNLAERQLQALGIETNREVVDVGTYSDKLNDREFDFMVAAWTGGTERLFPYYNLFYSFHSQFANLEGGNYTMFESEEYDEMVENFRDEPDESSRVEYAQNCQEILAENVPIIFTVHPDALVAANTDSFDNWQEMTGLYAYNNIPSLTEIENVGGDDQVVFGTTEALETYPNFFNVTGPDALRLHAFTYDPLVRLGLDGGPIPAAGEEWEWIDETTLDVTLRSGMTFQDGEPVTVDDVAFTFDSIQEEGIPYLGSDIDPYESSEILDDDTIRFNLSNPFSGFVQITLYRIPILPEHIWSDAIADHDHPSEWSDPDMTGSGPFEFIDYEPGTQIVYEKNHDHYLADEFDFEQFVYRLYGSQSAIIGDIENGDVTFTQYMGAEHWNQADDIENVRAISNPGLDAHGIWIPNNEGPFRDVRFRKALTHAIDQDEMLQILLQGRGEQAKHPIAPANERYYNDDVAEYPHNIDRSVELLEEAGFRWNGEGDLLMPTDWQPEVEYIPLE
- a CDS encoding mandelate racemase/muconate lactonizing enzyme family protein translates to MEITDVEAYAVNMNVIDLEDGGLSPYVTNHGAVEDVDRILVKVDTDEGISGWGEMRVFLSPETTVTIIEDGVAPIIEGHSPFEVESLRRLLFIEYTNIDMFFSAVEIACWDIVGKSLEKPIYELLGGWTAPGVTTRQIEQDYDYEQRVDVAYCVGILSPEESRAHARKALEGGHSVLKTKAGRDWKADVDRIIAMDDEVDGALEFRLDPNQGWRLDEAVRVGAALSDAGVYLQYLEQPIRVDSHESLARLRERTCQPIGPNEDTYIAHNLQNLIESGALDVAVVDMTPAGGISGVRQLAAIAEDAGVPLAHHCAFDLGIRTAAIVHTVSGVPGFTLPPDSVYYAWEDDVIEDPFTVEDGALPVPQEPGLGVSVDEQKVAEYEI
- a CDS encoding creatininase family protein produces the protein MFEASAGSRTAWGGCTYDEIDAIANEDGSILVLPVGSVEQHGNHLPVGTDTILANEIAALGAERVADEIPIVLLPPFWSGYSPHHLTFGGTVSLEFDQMLETLEEIAETALENGFDAFLFVNGHGGNQPVIDSAVSTVGSQQPNVETLGITYFQLAKSFIDEIRESDPGGMAHGGEFETSLMLYLREELVHRDELEGTYLDEPYDLGTRDLLSGGPLSVYREFDAYSETGAIGDPKLASAEKGERIYHRLGDELEQLLSDIHQQCVTE
- a CDS encoding IclR family transcriptional regulator, producing the protein MGSQADGAGKRRVKALEKGLRIVEELKEQGSAGVSELASELNMPTSTVHVYLQTLKGTGYVVGNDGTYQLSLRFLEIGSKVRDQREVFAAARQEMIDICHSTGETVGLGVLEDGKRVQLWQIEGKNAINDNIHIGEYTHTHWTSLGKTLLASQSDESIEEIVERHGLPRATENTITDKHALFDEVETIRAQGYTLEDEERKMGIRSVSVPLTDSDGNTIAALGITAPKNKMTSATCGNYIAQLNDKANVISIKYAYQ